One Ricinus communis isolate WT05 ecotype wild-type chromosome 7, ASM1957865v1, whole genome shotgun sequence genomic region harbors:
- the LOC8286782 gene encoding nuclear transport factor 2B, protein MDPDAVAKAFVEHYYTTFDANRAGLANLYQEASMLTFEGQKIQGAQNVVAKLTSLPFQQCQHSITTVDCQPSGPAGGMLVFVSGNLKLTGEQHALKFSQMFHLMPTPQGSFYVLNDIFRLNYA, encoded by the exons ATGGATCCAGACGCCGTGGCAAAGGCATTCGTAGAACACTACTATACGACGTTCGATGCAAACAGAGCTGGATTAGCTAATCTTTATCAGGAGGCATCTATGCTTACTTTTGAAGGTCAGAAGATCCAAGGTGCTCAAAACGTCGTCGCTAAGCTCACTTCCCTTCCTTTCCAGCAGTGCCAGCACAGCATCACTACTGTTGATTGTCAGCCTTCTGGTCCTGCTGGTGGCATGCTCGTCTTCGTCTCTGGTAATCTCAAGCTTACCGGTGAACAACACGCGCTTAAGTTTAGTCAG atGTTCCATTTGATGCCAACACCACAGGGAAGCTTTTATGTCTTGAACGACATCTTCCGGTTGAACTATGCATGA
- the LOC8286781 gene encoding uncharacterized protein LOC8286781, producing MESSQKLKLIDEAIKKLLAEKRNSKEVSGHSSQEDNDHHLLNRLLSELEVLKGGSTVEESEDEADSASVEKPDEEVGSSTEIGAEEIVKELKHVKRQNIVTHCLLSALIVITVAWQVSEVSLILKLKDGFTHPFKSFGSVLAGMIKLPGANTKDAEKDKEHTEASSPLHMPELPHIPDLGLHGDKK from the exons ATGGAATCCAGTCAAAAACTGAAGCTAATTGATGAGGCAATCAAGAAACTGTTAGCAGAAAAGAGAAACAGCAAAGAAGTTTCTGGTCATAGTTCTCAAGAAGATAATGATCACCACCTCCTCAACAGATTACTTTCTGAG TTGGAAGTATTGAAAGGAGGCAGCACAGTGGAGGAATCAGAAGATGAGGCAGATTCTGCTTCAGTTGAGAAACCTGATGAGGAGGTCGGTAGCAGCACTGAAATTGGGGCAGAAGAGATAGTGAAAGAGCTAAAACATGTGAAGAGGCAAAATATTGTGACTCACTGCCTTCTTTCAGCTTTGATTGTCATAACTGTGGCCTGGCAAGTATCTGAGGTCTCTCTCATTCTCAAACTTAAAGACGGATTTACTCACCCTTTTAAATCCTTTGGAAGTGTACTTGCCGGGATGATCAAACTTCCCGGAGCAAATACAAAAGATGctgaaaaagataaagaacacacagaagcatcatctcCTCTCCATATGCCAGAACTACCGCATATACCTGATTTAGGCTTACATGGTGATAAGAAATAG